The following are encoded together in the Proteiniphilum saccharofermentans genome:
- a CDS encoding type II toxin-antitoxin system HicA family toxin has translation MKYHELEKKLKKAGCYPAGSMNGHPLWYSPITGKYFKMSHHDKQEVALGTLNFNPH, from the coding sequence ATGAAGTACCATGAACTTGAAAAGAAACTGAAGAAAGCAGGTTGTTATCCGGCAGGTAGTATGAACGGGCATCCGTTATGGTACAGTCCTATAACCGGAAAGTATTTCAAAATGAGCCATCACGATAAACAGGAAGTGGCTTTGGGAACATTAAATTTTAATCCCCATTAA
- a CDS encoding type II toxin-antitoxin system HicB family antitoxin: protein MKTVKAFIERSSEGGYSVYVDLNEKSLNYGIHGTGRTAREAVEDFISAYKTMKEFYRNKGLEFVEAGFEYVYDTASFIQFYSSYFTLAGLSRLTGINQGQLSHYVNGTRNPSKRTIEKIDSSIQDFAKNLSQVQVV from the coding sequence ATGAAAACAGTAAAAGCATTTATAGAGAGGTCTTCTGAGGGCGGTTACAGCGTGTATGTAGATTTAAACGAGAAATCGCTGAATTACGGAATACATGGTACTGGCAGGACTGCAAGAGAGGCTGTTGAAGATTTTATATCAGCATATAAAACAATGAAAGAGTTTTATAGGAATAAAGGTCTGGAGTTTGTGGAAGCTGGATTCGAATATGTATATGATACGGCATCGTTTATCCAGTTCTATAGCAGCTACTTCACTCTCGCCGGATTATCCCGTCTGACAGGTATTAATCAGGGACAGTTGAGCCATTACGTGAATGGAACACGTAATCCAAGTAAAAGGACAATTGAGAAGATAGACAGTTCTATTCAGGATTTCGCTAAGAATCTAAGTCAAGTTCAAGTCGTTTAA
- a CDS encoding DEAD/DEAH box helicase: MTNRGMAESLIITLIHHPKFGYMLQPSFALFRHETEVYTIVEIASTSSSAFSLLGNDEQEIVKSAERYADKNLMLSYSREKSEAAFLQKVTEKDIDLYIRPFIEHRHREIRALILKTNIPVFIRNKIQIRDFRINQALELMKAPSRMVFIFRNKETFTYTAKVQNGKSEITLDGRFFAPLVSSPALAVIGSQLHHFMDIDAKKLIPFFSKKQIEVPANSVADYIRKFVVQCVKNYETIGEGVTIFEQKHNPVAVLTLEKGMDLLPVLNLRFQYGDKLFSIDKPYKKEVELHDNEGDFSIGWYYRDRDWEERHIQMLTDSGLYKTPTGHFVTTAMVANLPDRLDHTDKNDTGPSGVVEWLNLHSDLLKNFELRQSFGKLLYYTGEIGLQMDVNDTNDWFDIHCVACFGEVAIPFVKFKDLILNDIREYVLPDGRIAILPREWFMRFREMFRYGIVSDNDIRLSNYYFRVKELVENGRFSDKNGEWRPQHVIEMPKKLKATLRPYQETGFHWLVYLYENGFGGCLADDMGLGKTLQTIALLLHIYDKAPVMAKIKEKVSRQLSLFDEPLFRGDGRDWEDVGDVGERGDREDREGRRDREHKGNCVGDRIPPSLIVMPTSLIHNWMNELEKFAPSLNVYVHTGNTRLQGDRFAKSVSDNHIVLTTYGIIRQDIHFLSDYPFHYLILDESQYIKNPSSQIFSAVKRLSSAYKLALTGTPVENSLSDLWAQMDFLNDNILGKQGEFKMRFREADVVNDEWERQQLLKIIDPFILRRSKEEVAPELPPLTDEIIYCEMEDDQALLYNEEKNKIRNLLMEQYKEDNRLYSTAALSSLMRLRLLANHPKISMPDYEGSSSKLEQVMAQSDILFSENHKVLIFSSFVKHLEIIASRFDNRGWRYAWLTGSTVNREAVIDRFNSDGDVRAFFISLKAGGTGLNLTAADYVFIIDPWWNPAAEMQAVSRAHRIGQERKVTLYRFITKGTIEEKIQRLQRYKKALTDALVKPQLSMTEIQELLD; the protein is encoded by the coding sequence ATGACGAATAGAGGCATGGCTGAGTCGCTTATCATAACCTTGATCCATCATCCCAAATTCGGTTATATGCTTCAACCTTCGTTTGCATTGTTCCGGCATGAAACTGAAGTATATACCATTGTTGAAATAGCAAGCACTTCCTCTTCGGCTTTTTCCTTATTGGGCAATGATGAGCAGGAGATTGTGAAGAGTGCTGAACGGTATGCCGATAAAAACTTAATGTTATCCTATTCACGTGAGAAAAGTGAAGCCGCTTTCCTGCAAAAGGTGACAGAAAAGGATATCGACCTCTATATCCGTCCGTTTATAGAACACCGGCATAGGGAGATTAGGGCATTGATCCTGAAAACAAATATCCCGGTCTTTATCCGTAACAAGATACAAATCCGGGATTTCCGTATAAACCAAGCGTTGGAGTTGATGAAAGCGCCCTCACGGATGGTATTTATTTTTCGGAACAAGGAAACATTCACCTATACGGCCAAAGTGCAGAATGGAAAATCAGAGATTACACTCGATGGCCGTTTTTTTGCCCCGCTTGTCTCAAGCCCCGCCCTTGCGGTGATCGGTAGTCAATTGCATCATTTTATGGATATTGATGCTAAAAAGCTGATCCCCTTTTTTAGTAAAAAACAGATAGAAGTCCCGGCGAACAGTGTAGCTGATTATATTCGCAAGTTTGTAGTGCAATGTGTGAAAAACTATGAGACAATAGGGGAAGGGGTGACTATTTTCGAGCAGAAACATAACCCGGTAGCGGTGTTGACACTTGAGAAAGGAATGGATTTGCTCCCCGTGCTCAATCTGCGGTTTCAATATGGCGATAAACTTTTTTCTATCGATAAGCCCTATAAGAAAGAGGTGGAACTACATGATAATGAAGGAGACTTTTCTATCGGCTGGTATTATCGTGATAGAGATTGGGAAGAGAGGCATATACAAATGCTCACCGATTCAGGATTATATAAAACTCCCACCGGACATTTTGTGACGACAGCAATGGTCGCAAATCTCCCTGATCGATTGGATCATACAGATAAAAATGATACCGGGCCTTCAGGAGTGGTGGAGTGGTTGAACCTGCACAGCGACTTGCTGAAAAATTTCGAATTAAGGCAGTCGTTCGGCAAGCTACTATATTATACGGGTGAGATCGGGTTACAAATGGATGTCAATGACACCAACGATTGGTTCGATATTCATTGTGTGGCATGTTTTGGTGAGGTGGCAATACCTTTTGTAAAGTTTAAGGATCTTATTCTTAATGACATCCGTGAATATGTTTTACCGGACGGACGGATCGCCATACTGCCCCGGGAGTGGTTCATGCGTTTTAGAGAAATGTTCAGGTACGGTATCGTTTCAGATAATGATATTCGTCTTTCCAATTATTACTTTCGCGTGAAAGAACTGGTGGAAAACGGCCGGTTTTCAGACAAAAACGGAGAGTGGCGGCCACAGCACGTCATAGAAATGCCGAAAAAACTGAAAGCCACTTTGAGGCCCTATCAGGAAACCGGTTTCCATTGGTTGGTTTATTTGTATGAGAACGGATTCGGAGGCTGTCTCGCAGATGATATGGGATTGGGAAAAACATTGCAAACCATTGCTTTATTGCTTCATATCTATGACAAAGCGCCTGTAATGGCGAAGATAAAGGAGAAGGTGTCACGGCAGCTTTCCCTCTTTGATGAACCTCTTTTCCGAGGAGACGGGAGGGACTGGGAAGATGTGGGAGATGTGGGAGAACGGGGAGACCGGGAAGACCGGGAAGGCCGGAGAGACCGGGAACATAAAGGAAACTGTGTGGGAGACAGGATCCCGCCTTCGTTAATTGTAATGCCCACTTCACTAATCCACAACTGGATGAATGAGTTGGAGAAATTTGCTCCATCCCTCAACGTGTATGTCCATACCGGGAATACCCGTCTTCAAGGGGATAGATTTGCCAAATCCGTCTCCGATAACCACATCGTCTTAACCACTTACGGGATTATCCGGCAGGACATTCATTTCTTATCCGATTATCCCTTCCACTACCTGATCCTGGATGAGAGCCAATATATCAAAAACCCCTCTTCTCAGATTTTTTCTGCTGTCAAGCGGCTATCTTCGGCCTATAAACTCGCTTTGACAGGAACGCCGGTTGAAAACTCTCTTTCGGACTTGTGGGCACAAATGGATTTTCTGAATGATAACATTCTTGGAAAACAGGGAGAATTCAAGATGCGTTTCCGGGAAGCAGATGTGGTGAATGATGAGTGGGAGCGGCAACAGTTGCTGAAAATTATTGATCCTTTTATCTTGCGCCGGTCTAAAGAAGAGGTCGCACCGGAACTACCGCCCCTGACCGATGAAATTATTTACTGTGAGATGGAGGATGACCAGGCCCTGCTTTATAACGAGGAAAAGAACAAGATCCGGAATTTACTGATGGAACAATATAAGGAGGACAACCGATTGTATAGCACAGCCGCGTTGAGTAGCCTTATGCGTTTACGGCTTCTTGCCAATCATCCAAAGATATCGATGCCGGATTATGAAGGATCTTCCTCCAAACTGGAACAGGTTATGGCGCAGTCGGATATACTTTTTTCGGAGAATCATAAAGTATTGATTTTTTCCTCGTTTGTGAAGCATCTTGAAATTATTGCCAGCCGGTTTGATAACCGTGGATGGCGCTATGCGTGGCTGACCGGGAGCACGGTCAACCGGGAGGCGGTGATTGACCGGTTTAATTCTGATGGAGATGTCAGGGCGTTCTTTATCTCGCTCAAAGCGGGAGGAACCGGGTTGAACCTGACTGCCGCGGATTATGTATTTATCATAGACCCGTGGTGGAATCCGGCGGCAGAGATGCAGGCGGTAAGCCGTGCCCATCGAATTGGGCAGGAGAGGAAAGTGACCCTTTACCGGTTTATCACAAAGGGTACGATCGAAGAAAAAATTCAGCGGCTGCAACGGTATAAAAAAGCATTGACGGATGCACTTGTCAAGCCGCAACTCTCAATGACGGAGATACAAGAGTTGTTGGATTAA
- a CDS encoding helix-turn-helix domain-containing protein, protein MDNNKLAFDFALHTNRNLFITGKAGTGKTTFLRRLKEISGKQMAVVAPTGVAAINAGGTTIHSFFQLPLTPFFPTPEGRKQLISQTRMRGHRRRVLQELELLVIDEISMVRADLLDAIDASLRHFRYRSDQLFGGVQVIFIGDMFQLSPVAKEDEWRLLSEYYQSPYFFHSRAIMQDPPVYIEFEKIYRQTNSDFIRVLNEIRNDCLSPESFRMLESRYDPLFTPRDEDDYIVLTTHNYKADQINTRELVKLKGKAHKFSAKIEGDYPEKNYPTEPELELKPGAKVMFLRNDTETARFYNGKTGVVDRIDGDTIIVCCDGNEYIEVERTQWENIGYSANPETKQIEENTLGRFIQYPLRLAWAITIHKSQGLTFDKVMIDAGQAFAPGQIYVALSRCRSLEGIVLLSKIHPDSIRNDHQIIDHEKNKLTVDVLENQLEESRNAYRSHLLLSIFDFMGILTQVRRLSSKIKEWGESFNDETQSYLRNIQQQLEETEQVAAKFQVQLNSIIRQQPLREDYLKDRLSAAGDFFMEKIDLLIEELRQSPASTDSRAHAAEYNEAIQDVFSDLALKKHLLGKFKSDTTIEAYFEAKNNFRLPSFSVNAYAISASTKSGLSHPGLYRLLVEERNNICGPRDLPIYLVAGSKTLYEMAEYLPQNKKELLQISGFGPAKVEKYGPAFLSIIQDYCKRHGLELRLAEKGVSRRKQKEKKEKKEKKKKGDSRRLSLEMFRSGKTIEGIAEERNLAVSTIGTHLAKYVETGELVITDFIPRERLRLAEEKLRTASPDAPVYYTLQPDFSNTEIMMILAHKRRGGSESSFP, encoded by the coding sequence ATGGACAATAACAAATTAGCATTTGATTTTGCACTTCACACCAATCGTAATTTGTTTATTACCGGAAAAGCAGGTACGGGAAAAACTACTTTCCTTCGTCGCCTGAAAGAGATATCCGGAAAGCAAATGGCGGTGGTGGCGCCTACGGGCGTAGCGGCGATCAATGCGGGTGGGACTACTATCCATTCTTTTTTTCAATTGCCGCTTACCCCTTTCTTTCCCACACCTGAAGGACGGAAACAATTGATCAGCCAAACAAGGATGCGGGGACATCGACGGCGGGTATTACAGGAGTTGGAATTGCTGGTGATCGATGAGATAAGTATGGTGCGGGCCGATCTGCTGGATGCGATTGATGCTTCCTTGCGCCATTTCCGATACAGGAGTGACCAGCTTTTTGGCGGGGTACAGGTCATTTTTATCGGTGATATGTTCCAGCTCTCACCTGTAGCGAAAGAAGATGAGTGGCGTTTACTATCGGAATATTATCAGAGTCCCTATTTCTTCCATAGCCGGGCGATTATGCAGGACCCGCCTGTCTATATTGAATTTGAGAAAATTTACCGTCAGACAAACAGCGATTTTATACGGGTATTAAATGAGATCCGGAACGATTGTCTTTCCCCTGAAAGCTTCCGGATGCTCGAAAGTCGTTATGATCCGCTGTTTACACCCAGGGATGAAGATGACTATATTGTCCTCACTACACATAACTACAAAGCGGATCAGATCAATACCCGTGAATTGGTGAAATTAAAGGGGAAAGCCCATAAGTTTTCTGCCAAGATCGAAGGTGATTACCCCGAGAAGAACTACCCCACCGAGCCGGAATTGGAACTGAAACCCGGTGCAAAGGTGATGTTCCTTAGGAATGATACCGAGACAGCTCGTTTCTATAATGGTAAAACAGGTGTGGTCGATAGAATTGATGGAGACACTATTATTGTGTGTTGTGATGGGAATGAGTATATCGAGGTGGAACGTACCCAGTGGGAGAATATCGGTTATTCGGCCAATCCCGAGACAAAACAGATAGAGGAAAACACATTGGGGCGTTTTATACAATATCCTTTACGTCTGGCATGGGCTATTACGATCCATAAAAGCCAGGGGCTTACCTTTGACAAAGTGATGATCGATGCCGGACAAGCCTTTGCACCGGGGCAGATATATGTGGCATTGAGCCGGTGCCGCTCGTTGGAAGGCATTGTACTATTGAGCAAGATACATCCTGATAGTATCCGTAATGACCATCAGATTATAGACCATGAGAAGAATAAGCTGACCGTTGATGTGCTTGAAAACCAGTTGGAAGAGTCGCGCAATGCTTACCGTTCCCATCTTTTGTTGTCAATTTTCGATTTTATGGGCATTTTGACACAAGTCAGGCGTTTGTCGTCGAAAATCAAGGAGTGGGGAGAGTCCTTCAACGATGAGACGCAGTCCTACTTGCGAAATATCCAACAACAATTGGAAGAGACAGAGCAGGTAGCGGCTAAATTTCAGGTACAGTTGAACTCAATTATTCGTCAGCAGCCCCTTAGGGAAGACTATTTAAAAGACCGGTTAAGCGCTGCTGGTGATTTCTTTATGGAGAAGATAGACCTGTTGATAGAGGAACTGCGGCAATCTCCTGCTTCGACCGATAGCCGTGCACATGCCGCCGAGTATAACGAAGCAATACAGGATGTTTTTTCCGATCTGGCATTGAAGAAGCATCTACTCGGTAAATTCAAATCCGATACAACAATTGAGGCCTATTTTGAAGCGAAAAACAATTTCAGGCTTCCCTCCTTTAGTGTGAATGCTTATGCTATATCGGCCTCCACAAAATCCGGCCTGTCGCATCCCGGTTTATACCGTCTGCTGGTAGAGGAACGGAATAATATCTGTGGACCACGGGACCTGCCAATTTATTTGGTAGCTGGCAGTAAGACGCTCTATGAGATGGCGGAATATTTGCCTCAAAATAAAAAGGAACTACTCCAAATCAGCGGATTCGGGCCGGCCAAAGTAGAGAAATATGGGCCGGCTTTCTTATCGATCATTCAGGATTATTGTAAAAGGCACGGCTTAGAGTTGCGTTTAGCGGAGAAAGGAGTATCCAGGCGAAAGCAAAAGGAAAAGAAAGAGAAAAAAGAAAAGAAAAAGAAAGGTGACAGCCGGCGACTTAGTTTGGAAATGTTCCGTTCCGGAAAAACCATTGAAGGAATAGCCGAAGAACGAAATCTGGCTGTATCTACTATCGGTACGCATCTTGCAAAATATGTGGAGACAGGCGAGTTGGTCATTACCGACTTTATTCCACGGGAACGGTTGCGTCTGGCCGAGGAGAAGTTGAGGACTGCTTCGCCCGACGCCCCCGTATATTACACATTGCAACCTGATTTTTCGAATACCGAAATCATGATGATACTTGCACATAAAAGAAGAGGAGGCTCCGAGAGTTCATTTCCGTAA
- a CDS encoding phosphoglycerate kinase produces MQTMDTFNFAGKKAFVRVDFNVPLDENFNITDDTRIRAAIPTLKKILKDGGSVIIGSHLGRPKGPTDKFSLKHILPRVSELLGVDVQFANDCIGEEAEAKAAALRPGEALLLENLRFYAEEEGKPRLAADATEEETAKAKKEVKESQKEFTKKLASYADVYVNDAFGTAHRAHASTALIADHFDANNKLFGYLLQNEITAVEKVMNETQRPFTAIMGGSKVSTKIEIIKNLLDKVDNLILAGGMTYTFAKAFGGKIGDSIVENDKLDLAKELVELAKEKGVNLVLATDAKIADSFSNDAKTGFASVKEIPDGWEGLDIGPESEKAFAEVIKNSKTILWNGPVGVFEFDNFDRGSRAVSDAIVDATKKGAFSLVGGGDSVACVNKFGQADEVSYVSTGGGALLEMIEGKVLPGIKAIRGY; encoded by the coding sequence ATGCAAACAATGGACACTTTTAATTTTGCCGGTAAAAAGGCATTTGTGCGTGTGGACTTCAATGTTCCTCTCGATGAGAATTTCAACATCACCGACGATACACGTATCCGCGCTGCTATTCCTACATTGAAAAAAATTCTGAAGGATGGAGGCAGTGTAATCATAGGATCGCATTTAGGCAGACCGAAAGGACCAACCGATAAATTTTCGCTCAAACATATCCTTCCCCGTGTATCGGAACTGTTAGGAGTGGATGTACAGTTCGCCAACGACTGCATAGGTGAAGAAGCCGAAGCCAAAGCCGCTGCATTACGTCCCGGTGAAGCATTGTTACTCGAAAATCTCCGTTTTTATGCGGAAGAAGAAGGCAAACCCCGCTTAGCCGCAGACGCTACTGAAGAAGAAACTGCGAAAGCAAAAAAAGAGGTGAAAGAATCTCAGAAAGAATTCACCAAAAAATTGGCTTCTTATGCCGATGTATATGTAAATGACGCTTTCGGGACAGCACACCGTGCCCATGCTTCCACAGCACTGATTGCCGACCATTTCGACGCCAACAATAAGCTGTTCGGATACCTGTTGCAAAACGAAATCACTGCTGTTGAGAAAGTGATGAATGAAACACAACGTCCTTTCACAGCTATTATGGGAGGTTCAAAGGTATCTACCAAAATAGAGATTATCAAGAACCTGCTGGATAAGGTAGACAATCTGATCCTCGCCGGAGGAATGACCTATACTTTTGCCAAAGCATTCGGAGGAAAAATCGGAGACTCTATCGTAGAGAACGATAAACTGGATCTGGCGAAAGAACTTGTGGAACTGGCAAAAGAAAAAGGTGTAAACCTGGTACTGGCTACCGATGCAAAAATTGCGGACAGCTTCAGTAATGACGCCAAGACCGGTTTTGCATCCGTAAAAGAGATACCCGACGGGTGGGAAGGCCTTGACATCGGCCCCGAATCGGAAAAAGCTTTCGCCGAAGTGATTAAAAACTCCAAAACTATCTTATGGAACGGACCGGTCGGCGTATTCGAATTCGACAATTTCGACAGAGGATCACGCGCTGTTTCCGATGCCATTGTAGATGCCACCAAAAAAGGAGCTTTCTCACTGGTAGGAGGTGGCGACTCTGTAGCTTGCGTCAATAAATTCGGACAGGCAGATGAAGTATCGTATGTTTCTACCGGCGGCGGTGCCCTGCTCGAAATGATCGAAGGCAAAGTGCTTCCGGGAATCAAAGCAATAAGGGGGTATTGA
- a CDS encoding OsmC family protein: protein MAMHSIQTVWRKNNIFDTEIDGHKITIDLAEEAGGNDEGPRPKRLLLIAAAGCTGLDVVEIVRKMRIDLKSFDIRIDAEMSEEHPKQYTSLKVIYEFEGDNLPKEKLERACKLSFDNYCGVLAMYKKAVPVTCEVVIKNS, encoded by the coding sequence ATGGCAATGCATTCTATTCAAACAGTTTGGAGAAAAAATAATATTTTCGATACCGAGATCGACGGACACAAGATTACTATTGATCTGGCGGAAGAAGCAGGAGGCAATGATGAGGGGCCAAGGCCGAAGAGGTTACTTTTGATTGCAGCCGCAGGATGTACGGGACTGGATGTGGTGGAAATTGTCCGCAAGATGAGAATCGACCTGAAGAGTTTTGATATACGTATCGACGCAGAAATGAGCGAAGAACATCCTAAACAATATACATCACTAAAAGTAATCTACGAATTTGAAGGGGATAATCTTCCGAAAGAAAAACTGGAACGGGCATGTAAACTCTCGTTCGACAACTATTGCGGTGTATTGGCCATGTATAAAAAAGCGGTACCTGTAACCTGCGAAGTGGTGATAAAGAACTCCTGA
- a CDS encoding asparaginase, which yields MIDRNTNVLLIYTGGTIGMVENVETGALEPFNFSHLRSNMPEIKRLNFNVETYLFDPPIDSSDMSPSIWQQIVKVIEDHYDEYDGFVILHGTDTMAYTASALSLMLGNLTKPVILTGSQLPIGKLRTDGKENLITALEIAADKNAIGRPIVPELCIYMQNLLMRGNRTTKVNADHFSAFNSPNYPYLAEAGLDIRYNDQFILKPDYEKPVYFNYAMDSHVVILKLFPGISEESVRAHLGIPGLKGVVLETYGTGNSPIHPWFTDLLQDAIERGIVILNVTQCLYGGVEMHRYENGQRLEKLGAVSGHDITTEAALAKLMILFGEGKTPAEVSRLMSVSLRGELTVRG from the coding sequence ATGATTGATAGAAATACGAATGTACTCCTTATTTACACAGGCGGGACTATCGGAATGGTAGAAAATGTAGAAACAGGTGCTCTCGAACCGTTTAATTTCAGTCATCTTCGCTCTAACATGCCGGAGATAAAGCGATTGAATTTCAATGTGGAAACCTACCTGTTTGATCCTCCCATTGATTCATCGGATATGTCTCCTTCGATCTGGCAACAAATAGTTAAAGTGATTGAAGATCATTATGATGAATATGACGGATTCGTGATTCTTCATGGTACAGATACGATGGCTTATACTGCTTCAGCACTAAGTCTGATGCTGGGTAATCTTACCAAACCGGTAATCCTGACCGGATCACAACTTCCTATCGGTAAACTCCGGACGGACGGGAAGGAGAATCTTATTACCGCTCTTGAGATTGCAGCCGACAAAAATGCTATCGGCCGTCCTATCGTTCCTGAGCTGTGCATTTATATGCAAAACCTGCTGATGCGGGGAAACCGTACTACTAAGGTCAATGCCGATCACTTCAGTGCTTTCAATAGTCCCAACTATCCTTATCTGGCCGAGGCGGGCCTGGATATCCGGTACAATGACCAATTCATCCTCAAGCCCGATTACGAAAAGCCGGTATACTTCAATTATGCGATGGATTCCCATGTGGTGATCCTGAAACTATTTCCCGGTATTTCCGAGGAGTCGGTGCGGGCACATCTCGGAATTCCCGGCCTGAAAGGGGTTGTATTGGAAACATATGGCACAGGGAACTCTCCTATTCATCCATGGTTTACGGACTTATTGCAGGATGCAATAGAGCGGGGTATTGTGATTTTGAATGTTACCCAGTGCCTCTATGGAGGTGTAGAGATGCATCGTTATGAAAACGGACAACGTCTGGAGAAATTGGGTGCAGTGAGCGGACACGATATCACTACCGAAGCTGCTCTTGCCAAGCTGATGATCCTTTTCGGGGAGGGTAAAACGCCGGCCGAAGTAAGCCGCCTGATGTCTGTCTCCCTCCGTGGTGAATTGACGGTGAGAGGATAA
- a CDS encoding GDSL-type esterase/lipase family protein, with protein sequence MRYLILTLTFLLCITDLAAQKPVKVACVGNSITYGAGIINREKNCYPAQLQAYLGDNWEVRNFGVSGRTTLSKGDHPYIETDAYQQSLSYQPDIVLIKLGTNDTKPQNWKYKEDFLKDYQTLIDSYRALGSHPRVVLLTPVRCFLPEGSSINSQLIEKEVRPMLEELAWRNDLEIINMFNIFGDDWKSYLMPDKLHPSSIGAGVMAKKIYNFLTLNSSLQAKSIESVVPRDAQKFNFHGYQGYEFYDKGVLCKVVKPYIEAEGRPWVIRARFWNHEPQTDIDLLEQGFYITYCDVTDMYGSDKAVRRWDRFYKKMVKAGFNKKVVLEGMSRGGLIVYNWAAKNADKVACIYADAPVMDIKSWPMGKGGSTGSVNDTRKLLAAYGFKNEGEALAWKRNPLDYASVIAKAKIPVIHVVGDADAVVPVDENTAVFEQQMNKLNAPITVIHKPAVGHHPHSLNNPEMIVRFILTATGRNKNDCVHPVPGNEFRTTAGWVEGADWYGVAEEITETLQGKKLKLLLLGNSITQAWGGTRKAITNFKGKQAMDDAIGEGVWESAGISGDRTQHLLWRLQHGNYNVCRPENVVIAIGINNLGGTDTPEDTAEGIIAVANEARRQFPNSHIILLGPYPAGKEKQAALRIKCDRVHDILSTYPFHQLEYVNPTGWYVDDNETIREGLYGNDYIHMTSEGYKITAEKIATLIRK encoded by the coding sequence ATGAGATATTTAATTTTAACACTGACATTCTTATTGTGCATAACGGATCTGGCAGCACAAAAGCCCGTCAAAGTAGCCTGTGTGGGTAATAGTATCACCTATGGTGCCGGAATTATAAACCGTGAAAAAAATTGTTATCCTGCACAACTCCAGGCATATCTGGGTGATAATTGGGAAGTGAGAAATTTTGGAGTATCTGGCAGGACAACTCTTTCCAAAGGTGATCACCCTTATATAGAGACGGATGCTTACCAACAATCTTTATCTTATCAACCGGATATAGTTCTGATTAAGTTAGGGACTAACGACACTAAACCCCAGAATTGGAAGTACAAAGAGGATTTTCTAAAAGACTATCAGACACTTATTGATAGTTATAGGGCGTTGGGATCTCATCCCCGTGTTGTTTTACTTACGCCGGTACGTTGTTTCTTGCCGGAGGGCTCTTCTATCAACTCACAACTGATAGAGAAAGAAGTGCGCCCCATGCTTGAAGAACTGGCCTGGAGAAATGATCTGGAGATCATCAACATGTTCAATATATTTGGGGATGATTGGAAATCCTATCTTATGCCTGATAAACTACATCCTTCATCTATCGGAGCAGGAGTCATGGCAAAGAAGATATATAATTTCCTCACTTTGAATTCTTCTCTTCAGGCAAAATCTATTGAGTCGGTCGTACCGCGTGATGCACAAAAATTCAACTTTCATGGTTATCAGGGGTATGAATTCTATGATAAAGGTGTACTTTGTAAAGTGGTCAAACCATATATAGAAGCCGAAGGGAGGCCATGGGTAATTCGTGCACGTTTCTGGAATCATGAACCTCAGACAGATATCGATCTGTTGGAACAGGGGTTCTATATCACTTATTGTGATGTAACAGATATGTATGGATCCGATAAGGCTGTTAGACGATGGGATCGATTCTATAAAAAGATGGTCAAAGCCGGATTTAACAAGAAAGTAGTACTTGAGGGAATGAGCCGTGGCGGTTTAATTGTGTATAACTGGGCAGCAAAAAATGCGGATAAAGTGGCATGTATTTATGCCGATGCACCGGTAATGGATATTAAAAGCTGGCCGATGGGAAAAGGAGGATCTACCGGATCGGTAAATGATACCCGGAAGCTTTTGGCTGCTTACGGTTTTAAAAACGAAGGAGAAGCACTTGCATGGAAGCGTAACCCGCTGGATTACGCTTCGGTCATAGCAAAAGCGAAAATTCCTGTGATCCATGTAGTAGGAGATGCTGATGCAGTAGTGCCGGTGGATGAAAATACAGCTGTTTTTGAACAACAGATGAATAAGTTGAATGCTCCGATTACTGTAATTCATAAACCGGCTGTAGGACATCATCCTCATTCCCTGAATAACCCCGAAATGATTGTCCGTTTTATCCTTACTGCTACCGGACGAAATAAAAATGATTGCGTACATCCTGTCCCGGGAAATGAATTCCGTACGACAGCGGGTTGGGTTGAAGGGGCAGATTGGTATGGAGTCGCTGAAGAGATCACAGAGACCTTACAGGGTAAGAAATTGAAACTGCTTTTGTTAGGTAATTCTATAACACAAGCCTGGGGCGGTACACGTAAAGCCATTACCAATTTTAAGGGCAAGCAGGCTATGGATGATGCCATCGGTGAAGGGGTATGGGAAAGTGCCGGTATTTCGGGTGACCGGACCCAACATCTCTTATGGCGTCTCCAACATGGCAATTACAATGTTTGTAGGCCTGAGAATGTGGTCATAGCTATTGGTATTAATAATTTAGGAGGGACGGATACTCCGGAAGATACTGCAGAAGGGATTATAGCTGTGGCGAATGAAGCCCGGAGACAATTCCCCAACTCTCATATTATCCTTTTAGGCCCTTATCCTGCCGGTAAGGAAAAGCAGGCTGCATTACGTATTAAATGTGATAGAGTTCATGACATCTTAAGTACATACCCATTTCATCAGCTAGAATATGTCAATCCTACCGGTTGGTATGTTGATGATAACGAAACAATCAGAGAGGGGCTCTATGGCAATGATTATATCCACATGACAAGTGAAGGATATAAAATCACAGCGGAAAAGATTGCAACACTTATACGAAAATAA